A genomic segment from Lignipirellula cremea encodes:
- a CDS encoding YcjF family protein, whose amino-acid sequence MNPKRTTTGLLVLFVLACMGVMLVYLPTLIVKQIEIVKELGDVWLYVYLAVVGTGAALLVFASGYTLWTLWGRSRVKEKRREDRIKNPSQLTREEKQKEVDENLAAIEDLQTDSHLDPQIEEQLEPLVKRFEAKRESQQLEIVAFGSISSGKSSLLNALAGRDVFQTDLKGGTTVRRAETPWPGIDKVVLVDTPGLGEIEGAENISRAARAATDADLVLLVVDGPLRESEFELLARLGNMEKRILICLNKTDWYDARNRDRLLGQIVSQVKGIADPENVLAVRSQPSERLRVRVLADGSEVEEMVPTPPDIGPLAARMMKVVKRDGSDLLMANLLLQSRGLVDEARTRVKESLDRRAWGIVDKYMWGAGGAAAISPFPLVDLMAGCAISTKMVVDLAQVYRQDIDLQAAVNLVGQLGKNLIAILGVSAATPALAALVGSSLKAVPGIGTLAGGLLQGVVQAVVTRWIGAVFIAYFREEMKPPEGLAELARRQWAMVTSVTELRKVVETARQKLFD is encoded by the coding sequence ATGAATCCAAAACGCACGACCACCGGGCTGCTGGTGCTGTTTGTGTTGGCGTGCATGGGCGTCATGCTGGTTTATTTGCCGACGCTGATCGTTAAACAGATCGAGATCGTCAAGGAACTGGGCGACGTCTGGCTGTACGTGTATCTGGCCGTGGTCGGCACGGGGGCCGCGCTGCTTGTCTTTGCCAGCGGCTATACCTTGTGGACGTTATGGGGCCGGTCGCGGGTCAAAGAGAAACGCCGCGAAGATCGCATCAAGAACCCCAGCCAGCTCACGCGGGAAGAAAAGCAGAAGGAAGTCGACGAGAACCTTGCCGCCATTGAAGACCTGCAGACGGACTCCCATCTGGATCCGCAGATCGAAGAGCAGCTGGAACCGCTCGTCAAACGTTTTGAAGCCAAGCGGGAAAGCCAGCAGCTGGAAATTGTCGCCTTTGGCTCTATCTCCAGCGGCAAAAGCTCTCTGCTCAACGCCCTCGCCGGTCGCGATGTGTTCCAGACCGATCTCAAAGGCGGCACGACCGTACGCCGTGCCGAAACCCCCTGGCCTGGGATCGACAAGGTCGTGCTGGTCGACACGCCTGGCCTGGGAGAAATCGAAGGCGCCGAGAACATCAGCCGGGCCGCCCGCGCCGCGACCGACGCCGACCTCGTCCTGCTGGTGGTCGACGGCCCGCTGCGGGAGTCCGAGTTTGAACTGCTGGCCCGACTGGGCAACATGGAAAAGCGGATCCTGATCTGCCTCAACAAAACCGACTGGTACGACGCCCGGAACCGGGACCGGCTGCTGGGTCAGATTGTGTCACAGGTGAAGGGGATCGCCGATCCCGAGAACGTGCTGGCTGTCCGCTCGCAGCCCAGCGAGCGGCTGCGCGTCCGCGTGCTGGCGGATGGCTCCGAAGTGGAAGAGATGGTGCCCACGCCGCCCGACATTGGTCCTTTGGCCGCCCGGATGATGAAGGTCGTCAAGCGGGACGGCTCCGACCTGCTGATGGCGAACCTGCTGCTGCAGTCCCGCGGCCTGGTCGATGAGGCCCGCACCCGCGTCAAAGAATCGCTCGACCGCCGGGCCTGGGGGATCGTCGACAAATACATGTGGGGGGCCGGCGGGGCCGCCGCGATCAGCCCGTTTCCGCTGGTCGACCTGATGGCGGGCTGCGCGATCTCGACCAAAATGGTCGTCGACCTGGCGCAAGTGTACCGCCAGGATATCGACCTGCAGGCCGCCGTGAATCTGGTCGGGCAGCTGGGCAAAAACCTGATCGCCATTCTGGGCGTAAGCGCCGCCACGCCGGCCTTGGCGGCATTGGTGGGCAGCAGCCTGAAGGCAGTGCCAGGAATTGGCACCCTCGCCGGCGGCCTGCTGCAGGGAGTCGTCCAGGCGGTCGTCACCCGCTGGATCGGCGCCGTATTCATTGCCTATTTCCGGGAAGAGATGAAGCCGCCGGAAGGGCTCGCCGAGCTGGCCCGCCGGCAATGGGCCATGGTCACCAGCGTGACCGAACTGCGCAAAGTGGTCGAAACGGCCCGGCAGAAACTGTTCGATTAA
- a CDS encoding GntP family permease, with amino-acid sequence MSVLITIAALALLMFVAYRGFSVILFAPLIAMLAVLCTDPSAVMPVFSGVFMEKMVGFVKIYFPVFLLGALFGKWIELSGFSAAVVTFVIKAFGPQRTILSIVAVCGLLTYGGVSLFVVVFAVYPFAAEMFRKANIPKRLIPGTIALGAFTFSMDALPGSPQIQNIIPTTYFNTTAWAAPWLGLVGAVFILLLGLGYLEWRRISAARAGEGYLPDEPQDSKLMAKDAAASDALAAEETHIHPLIALLPLVVVGVANLLLTEGIARWYDSPYAIDLPGLPAPLPVDVDKLKAVWAVEGALVLGILTVTAFAWPRLIQRAAAGSQVAVGGALLAAMNTAAEYGFGGVIAILPGFQVVREKLQAIPDPLVNEAITVTTLAGITGSASGGLSIALASMAEQFKAAATAAEIPFEVLHRVASMAAGGMDTLPHNGAVITLLAVTGLTHRDAYRDIFAVTCIKTLAVFFIIAVYYATGLV; translated from the coding sequence ATGTCTGTGCTGATTACCATCGCCGCTTTGGCGTTGTTGATGTTTGTCGCCTATCGCGGTTTCAGCGTGATTCTGTTTGCGCCGCTGATCGCCATGCTGGCCGTGCTGTGCACCGATCCCAGCGCCGTGATGCCCGTGTTCAGCGGCGTGTTCATGGAGAAGATGGTCGGCTTCGTCAAAATTTACTTTCCCGTCTTTTTGCTGGGCGCCCTGTTTGGCAAATGGATTGAGCTATCGGGCTTCTCGGCGGCGGTGGTCACGTTTGTGATCAAGGCGTTTGGCCCGCAGCGGACGATCTTGTCGATTGTGGCCGTGTGCGGCTTGCTGACCTACGGCGGGGTGTCGCTGTTTGTCGTGGTGTTTGCCGTCTACCCGTTTGCCGCAGAGATGTTCCGCAAGGCCAACATTCCCAAGCGGCTGATTCCCGGGACGATTGCGCTTGGCGCCTTTACGTTCTCGATGGACGCTCTACCCGGCAGCCCGCAGATCCAGAATATCATTCCGACGACCTACTTCAACACGACCGCCTGGGCCGCTCCCTGGCTGGGCCTGGTCGGCGCCGTCTTCATTCTGCTGCTCGGCCTGGGCTACCTGGAATGGCGGCGCATCTCGGCCGCCCGCGCCGGCGAAGGCTACCTTCCGGACGAACCGCAGGACAGCAAGTTGATGGCCAAGGACGCCGCTGCGAGCGATGCGTTAGCAGCGGAAGAGACGCACATCCACCCGCTCATCGCCCTGCTGCCGCTGGTGGTGGTGGGCGTGGCGAACCTCCTGCTGACCGAGGGCATCGCCCGCTGGTACGACTCGCCGTACGCGATCGACCTGCCCGGACTCCCGGCGCCCTTGCCGGTGGATGTCGACAAACTGAAGGCGGTCTGGGCGGTCGAAGGCGCCCTGGTGCTGGGCATTTTGACCGTGACCGCGTTCGCCTGGCCCCGCCTGATTCAAAGGGCGGCAGCCGGCTCGCAGGTCGCCGTCGGCGGAGCCCTGCTGGCGGCCATGAATACGGCGGCCGAATACGGTTTTGGCGGCGTGATCGCGATCCTGCCGGGCTTCCAGGTGGTGCGGGAAAAACTGCAGGCGATCCCCGATCCGCTGGTGAACGAGGCGATCACCGTGACCACCCTGGCCGGCATTACCGGCTCGGCGTCGGGCGGGTTAAGCATCGCCCTGGCCAGCATGGCGGAGCAGTTCAAGGCGGCGGCGACAGCGGCCGAGATCCCCTTTGAGGTGCTGCACCGGGTGGCTTCGATGGCGGCCGGCGGCATGGATACGCTGCCCCACAACGGCGCCGTGATTACGCTGCTGGCAGTGACCGGCCTGACGCATCGGGACGCGTACCGCGATATTTTCGCCGTCACCTGTATCAAGACGCTCGCGGTGTTCTTCATCATCGCCGTGTACTACGCTACCGGCCTGGTGTGA
- a CDS encoding S41 family peptidase → MPFRNLLVIIIAAVFSIACYQKAVSSRYAGELSYAMQLIENNYVEEVDPQQLFDRAISGMVKGLDPNSIYLPPSQFPQFDESLKQRFGGVGVFVGVNEDTHRLTVLTPLPDTPAWRAGILAGDEIMAIDGVPQEQILLAAIAERMEKNTSEPIALSVKKPGIEEPASISLTRRELDKILLRYDADLGVITLQQANDLPDSLQPEDQILAIDDSTIRELTMEGSTSRMRGPLGEPVVLTVHRPATDATLQVTVKRAEIPLESVRGDTRLPDGSWDYHLQQDPRIGLIRVSSFGDNTVDDVLRALASFEAVPQALILDLRSNNGGYLRGAVEMCDMFIDKGKIVQTLGRGGHVDKTYTAGTSLRLPKNVPMVVLVDNYSASAAEIVAACLQDHQRAIVVGERSYGKGTVQQVYPLKNGRSALKLTTDSYWRPSGANIHRREDATDQDQWGVRPNPGFEIVLTAQEQEAVIRDRGDRDLKSLQSANTDIPLVDQPPEPEVPVVDRQLNKAIEYLQGRIAPQKAAA, encoded by the coding sequence ATGCCGTTTCGCAACCTGTTGGTGATCATCATCGCCGCGGTGTTTTCGATCGCTTGTTACCAGAAAGCGGTCAGCAGCCGTTATGCGGGCGAGTTGTCTTACGCCATGCAGCTGATCGAAAATAACTATGTCGAGGAAGTCGACCCCCAGCAACTGTTTGACCGGGCTATCTCCGGGATGGTCAAAGGGCTGGACCCCAATTCCATCTACCTGCCGCCCAGCCAGTTCCCGCAGTTTGATGAATCGCTGAAACAGCGATTCGGCGGAGTCGGGGTGTTTGTCGGCGTCAACGAAGATACGCATCGACTGACCGTGCTGACGCCTTTGCCGGATACGCCTGCCTGGCGGGCGGGAATCCTGGCGGGGGATGAGATCATGGCCATCGATGGCGTCCCCCAGGAACAGATTCTGCTGGCGGCGATTGCGGAGCGGATGGAGAAGAATACCTCCGAACCGATCGCCCTGAGCGTGAAAAAACCTGGTATCGAAGAGCCGGCCAGCATCAGCCTGACGCGCCGTGAGCTGGACAAGATTCTACTCCGCTACGACGCCGACCTGGGCGTGATCACCCTGCAGCAAGCCAACGACCTGCCCGACTCGCTGCAGCCGGAGGATCAGATCCTGGCGATCGATGACAGCACCATCCGCGAACTGACCATGGAAGGCAGCACCTCGCGGATGCGCGGTCCGCTGGGCGAACCGGTCGTGCTGACCGTGCACCGGCCCGCCACCGACGCCACGCTGCAGGTGACCGTTAAACGGGCCGAGATTCCGCTGGAGTCCGTCCGCGGCGACACCCGCTTGCCGGACGGTTCCTGGGATTATCATCTGCAGCAGGACCCGCGGATCGGGCTGATTCGCGTCTCCAGTTTTGGCGATAACACCGTCGACGATGTCCTGCGCGCCCTGGCCAGTTTTGAGGCGGTTCCGCAGGCCCTGATCCTGGATCTGCGCAGCAACAACGGCGGCTATCTCCGCGGGGCGGTGGAAATGTGCGACATGTTTATCGACAAGGGAAAAATCGTGCAAACCCTGGGACGCGGCGGCCATGTCGACAAAACGTATACCGCGGGAACGTCGTTACGGTTGCCCAAAAACGTGCCGATGGTCGTGCTGGTCGATAACTACTCCGCCAGCGCGGCCGAGATTGTCGCCGCCTGCCTGCAGGACCACCAGCGCGCGATCGTGGTGGGAGAACGCTCTTACGGCAAAGGAACCGTGCAGCAGGTTTACCCGCTCAAGAATGGCCGCAGCGCCCTGAAGCTGACGACCGACAGCTACTGGCGTCCCAGCGGAGCGAACATCCATCGGCGGGAAGACGCGACTGACCAGGATCAGTGGGGCGTGCGGCCGAACCCAGGTTTTGAAATCGTCCTGACCGCCCAGGAGCAGGAAGCCGTCATCCGGGACCGGGGCGATCGCGATTTGAAGTCTCTGCAGTCGGCCAACACCGATATTCCCCTGGTCGACCAGCCGCCGGAGCCGGAAGTGCCGGTCGTCGATCGTCAGCTCAACAAAGCGATCGAATACCTGCAGGGTCGCATCGCCCCTCAAAAAGCGGCTGCCTGA